A region of Chloracidobacterium sp. DNA encodes the following proteins:
- a CDS encoding SRPBCC family protein, producing the protein MAKKVILGALALMVFVIVVLSVVVAMQPAEFKVTRSLDINAPTERIFEQVNDFRKWDAWSPWARLDPNMKTTYSGPDSGVGASYAWTGNDEVGDGRMTIKNTHPPKYLAIDLEFIKPFEAKNLTQFDFKAMGEKTNVTWTMVGKKDFMMKAFCLVMDMDKAVGSDFEKGLAQLKTVAETAPPQ; encoded by the coding sequence ATGGCAAAGAAAGTAATTCTTGGGGCCTTGGCGTTAATGGTGTTCGTCATAGTTGTTTTGAGTGTTGTTGTCGCGATGCAGCCTGCTGAGTTTAAGGTTACGCGTTCGCTCGACATCAATGCACCGACAGAAAGAATTTTCGAGCAGGTCAATGATTTCCGCAAGTGGGATGCGTGGTCGCCGTGGGCGAGACTCGATCCGAATATGAAAACCACATATTCAGGCCCTGACTCCGGTGTCGGAGCGTCGTATGCGTGGACCGGCAATGACGAGGTCGGCGACGGGAGAATGACGATCAAGAACACACATCCACCCAAATATCTCGCCATCGATCTAGAATTTATCAAGCCGTTTGAGGCCAAAAATCTGACCCAATTTGATTTCAAAGCAATGGGCGAGAAAACAAATGTTACCTGGACGATGGTCGGCAAAAAGGACTTTATGATGAAAGCCTTTTGCCTGGTAATGGATATGGACAAGGCGGTCGGCTCTGATTTTGAAAAAGGGCTTGCCCAATTGAAAACGGTGGCCGAAACTGCTCCGCCGCAGTAA
- a CDS encoding tetratricopeptide repeat protein, translated as MRSGCESKEIPAKRSIELPVLPNTGSPNGGMKHSKTRIWRAVSLSVLTLLMIVHYIQWSIMGTTISPIEPSEAAFTLQNGYVNAGFIFFTLAILATLIFGRFVCGWGCHIVALQDFCAWLLNKFGLKPRPFRSRLLVFVPLIAALYMFAWPTAAKFLYGPKNQPLIPEFTNHLITTEFWATFPPFWIAVPFLFICGFMTVYFLGSKGFCTYGCPYGGIFVLADKVAPVRIRVNDNCNECGHCTAACTSNVNVAAEVKKYGMVIDPGCMKHMDCISVCPNDALYLGVGQPAVAGGRNPSGSEGGSSTKKNHQLTWPEEIFAAIVFAASYFAIWNVYQIVPMLMALGIAAVTTYLAVRSLKIFTSKDLTFYRSSLRSAGTIKLAGWAFLGFSTLWIGINAHSGWIRYHEREGTRGYESVNIPDELALAQANPKQWLSADDEKNIAYGKRYFYKAFDNGFLVNDTLLPKLAWLEYLSGNTDQGIKLLALAAKHQEGRPKALSLYYRGAILNRLGRYNDALTNLDEAIATAPELVTALEERGVSLWQLGKRQEAVKTWTDAVESNKGIVLANYMLAGAAEIVGDADAKAAYEKQAEQHTPKDPFFHWMVALRLQNVGMTSIAEKHFQIATQLDPKFRDLRN; from the coding sequence ATGAGAAGTGGTTGCGAAAGCAAGGAAATACCGGCTAAAAGGTCAATCGAGCTGCCCGTTCTGCCAAATACAGGCTCTCCAAATGGCGGAATGAAACACTCGAAGACCCGCATTTGGCGTGCGGTTTCGCTTAGTGTTCTCACGCTGCTGATGATCGTCCATTACATTCAATGGAGCATCATGGGCACGACGATCTCTCCGATTGAGCCTTCCGAAGCGGCATTTACGCTGCAAAACGGATACGTTAATGCCGGATTTATCTTCTTTACCCTCGCCATATTGGCTACGCTTATTTTCGGCCGTTTTGTCTGCGGATGGGGCTGTCATATCGTTGCGTTGCAGGATTTTTGCGCTTGGCTGCTGAATAAATTTGGGCTTAAACCGAGGCCTTTTCGTTCGCGGTTATTGGTTTTTGTTCCGCTGATCGCGGCGCTGTATATGTTTGCCTGGCCAACGGCGGCTAAATTTCTTTACGGCCCTAAGAACCAGCCGCTTATTCCGGAATTCACGAACCATCTCATTACCACCGAGTTTTGGGCGACTTTTCCCCCGTTTTGGATCGCGGTTCCTTTTCTTTTCATCTGCGGATTTATGACCGTGTATTTCCTGGGATCAAAAGGTTTCTGCACCTACGGCTGTCCCTACGGCGGTATTTTTGTATTGGCTGACAAGGTCGCTCCCGTCAGGATTCGCGTCAATGACAACTGCAACGAATGCGGCCATTGCACTGCCGCCTGCACTTCGAACGTCAACGTGGCGGCAGAGGTGAAAAAGTACGGAATGGTAATCGATCCGGGCTGTATGAAGCACATGGACTGCATCAGCGTTTGCCCGAACGACGCCCTATATCTGGGCGTCGGACAACCTGCGGTCGCCGGCGGCAGAAACCCGAGCGGTAGCGAGGGTGGCTCTTCGACAAAGAAAAACCACCAGCTAACTTGGCCCGAAGAGATATTTGCCGCTATTGTCTTTGCCGCTAGTTACTTTGCCATATGGAATGTGTATCAGATCGTACCGATGCTGATGGCGCTCGGAATTGCAGCAGTTACAACCTATCTCGCCGTGCGCTCGTTAAAGATCTTCACGTCCAAGGACCTTACATTTTATCGTTCTAGCCTAAGATCGGCCGGAACGATCAAGCTTGCAGGATGGGCATTTTTAGGCTTCTCGACACTTTGGATCGGCATTAATGCCCACAGCGGTTGGATTCGCTACCACGAACGCGAAGGAACTCGCGGCTATGAAAGCGTTAATATCCCCGACGAGCTTGCTCTCGCGCAGGCAAATCCAAAACAGTGGCTCAGTGCCGACGACGAAAAGAACATCGCATACGGAAAACGCTATTTTTACAAGGCGTTTGACAACGGCTTTTTGGTAAATGACACGCTGCTGCCAAAGCTCGCGTGGCTCGAATACCTCTCAGGCAACACCGATCAGGGCATCAAGCTGCTTGCCCTCGCAGCAAAGCATCAGGAAGGCCGTCCAAAGGCCCTGAGCCTCTATTATCGCGGAGCGATATTAAACCGCCTTGGCCGTTACAACGACGCTCTCACAAACCTCGACGAGGCAATTGCAACAGCTCCTGAACTCGTCACAGCCCTAGAGGAACGCGGCGTATCCCTTTGGCAGCTTGGCAAACGGCAGGAAGCCGTTAAGACGTGGACGGATGCCGTCGAAAGCAACAAAGGTATCGTTCTCGCAAATTATATGCTCGCCGGTGCCGCCGAGATCGTTGGCGATGCCGATGCGAAAGCCGCCTACGAAAAGCAAGCGGAGCAACACACTCCCAAAGACCCATTTTTCCACTGGATGGTCGCCCTCCGCCTCCAAAACGTCGGCATGACCTCAATAGCCGAAAAACACTTCCAAATCGCAACCCAACTAGACCCCAAATTCCGCGATCTACGGAACTAG
- a CDS encoding M20 family metallopeptidase: protein MNAVKILKYFQLRQDAILDLIREIVDIESPSQNAEQSRLVADWVEKQAHSTGVDVSIERISVEDGDHLVISAFPGDEKHTLLLGHTDTVHPIGTNLKNPTRIEGDRFYGCGIFDMKSGVVLMLEALRFFGVNEIKPPRPITILLSCDEEVGSHSGRTFVEREAANADHCLVFEPSAAGKVKTGRKGTGIFKLHAQGIPAHAGLEPEKGANAILEISRQIEHINKLAHPDEGTTVNVTTISGGTTTNVIPEHAECEIDVRFSKMAEAERVDAAFKALKAFDGRVSLKLSGGINRPPMERTDAVVDLYEKARSLASSFGYDLGETQVGGASDGNFVGALGVPVLDGLGITGDGAHTLNEHILVSDVAKRATLVSCLLSQ, encoded by the coding sequence ATGAACGCGGTCAAAATTCTCAAATATTTTCAGCTGCGGCAGGACGCGATACTTGATCTGATCCGCGAGATCGTCGATATAGAGTCACCTTCACAAAACGCTGAACAAAGCCGCCTCGTCGCAGATTGGGTGGAGAAACAGGCGCACTCAACAGGTGTCGACGTTTCGATAGAACGGATATCGGTTGAGGATGGCGACCATTTGGTTATCAGCGCATTTCCGGGTGATGAAAAACACACCTTGTTGCTCGGTCATACCGATACCGTTCATCCTATCGGCACAAATCTCAAAAATCCGACGCGGATCGAAGGTGACAGGTTCTACGGCTGCGGCATTTTTGATATGAAATCGGGCGTCGTACTGATGCTCGAAGCGTTGCGATTTTTTGGGGTGAACGAGATCAAACCGCCGCGTCCTATTACGATACTTTTATCTTGTGATGAAGAGGTAGGCAGCCATTCTGGCCGAACCTTCGTCGAACGTGAGGCAGCCAACGCTGATCATTGCCTGGTCTTTGAACCATCGGCTGCCGGTAAAGTAAAAACCGGACGAAAAGGAACAGGCATTTTCAAGCTTCACGCTCAAGGCATCCCAGCACACGCAGGTCTCGAACCTGAAAAAGGCGCGAACGCGATCCTCGAAATATCACGACAGATCGAGCACATAAATAAACTAGCTCATCCTGACGAAGGAACGACGGTCAACGTCACGACAATTAGCGGCGGCACGACAACAAACGTCATCCCCGAACACGCAGAATGCGAGATCGATGTTCGATTCAGTAAAATGGCAGAGGCCGAGCGAGTGGACGCGGCTTTTAAGGCTTTGAAAGCCTTCGACGGGCGCGTCTCGCTCAAATTGTCAGGCGGCATCAATCGTCCGCCAATGGAACGCACCGACGCGGTTGTCGATCTTTATGAAAAGGCGCGCTCGTTAGCGTCAAGCTTTGGTTACGATCTAGGGGAAACACAAGTCGGCGGCGCGTCGGACGGTAATTTTGTTGGAGCTTTGGGTGTGCCGGTATTAGATGGTTTGGGAATTACCGGTGACGGGGCTCATACTTTAAATGAGCATATTTTGGTGAGCGATGTTGCAAAGAGAGCGACTCTGGTTTCATGCTTACTTAGCCAATGA
- a CDS encoding TonB-dependent receptor: MTKNIFARFLSIMLVSILACVGGAFAQSGGTGSISVTVTDSTGAIVKGAALTLTNKATNQSQSATTGDDGLHTFVLLRPGSYTLKTTASSFGDSTLEIEVQVGRTTDANVSLAVGNVSAVVQVTAEGIQTTTSNFDAVQDSDAIQNLPINGRRFQDLVAGTPSALVSDTTRGQISLAGQRGINSNVNVDGVDFNQPFFGGIRGGERSNSAFTLPQESIQEFQVVASGYSAEYGRSSGGIVNAVTKSGGNDFRGSAFLLWRPEDLALGNEFTDALREQKLNALNIPLIIAPTQTQFGGSVGGPIVKEKLFFFTAYEQQELSVRRAVAQTTLVNFVPTVAQTEPFNTYKAEQTGYDQTNDARAFLGKVDWDINGANRFNVRYNYSKNEALNGVSTGDTSLDPTTNRSLGTNGIENDKNNVIVAQLISSFSSRLINEARFQWAKEERPRLANVQQVSVVSNIGELGTRTFLPTVQDDKRYQIMDSMTFTTGSHTLKFGGEYSKIKVTQAFGFNQFGNYTFSGLSGTGDILNALSATPGTTAGKLGRFDVSQARFNQQIGNLQAAFDVQELSFFGQDSWKATQRLTINFGLRYEKQFNPSAEANNTPVIDAIKAASFPLLGGRSVDPTQIPDSKHQWGPRLGFAYDLTGDGKTVIRAYSGIYYARTPAIVLAAPYNNFRNPAGDLSVQLGPGAFNSSTFSQANFDAANPQYVAIVGSGQAPNTVYRQMAILGINLNTLSLSNLPSLSPTQLQTIADRIQAARTGPASALGFFQNTNVIGISPDFQNPVSYQLGTGFERELWSDFIFGMDFAWVKTVHLQRNVDINLPAPSSFDLVGRPIYNRANRPVSTLGTIQLRDSTANSLYRAVTWRARINKKWGQINAFYTWSKNESDDDNERDSGGVLYDDPFSRRGEYYASRLDRTHVFTATPSFYLPGGFTVSSGIRLRSGSPLNAVIGASSDLNGDNNGSNERPYFAPGVEMPRNYLRNRSIYEVDLRAQKSIGLGETTKLIFSGEIFNVFALSNLQLAQSTSSGSPTLYCAVANNRCGLDGATNVNFLQTRDQRPGANFGKVNLLNTPGSQPFQVQIGARLTF; encoded by the coding sequence ATGACTAAGAATATTTTTGCTAGGTTTCTATCGATAATGCTGGTCTCGATCCTGGCGTGCGTCGGCGGTGCTTTTGCACAGTCAGGCGGCACGGGGAGCATCAGCGTAACGGTCACCGATTCAACGGGGGCCATTGTCAAAGGTGCAGCACTTACGCTAACCAATAAAGCAACAAATCAATCGCAATCGGCGACTACCGGCGATGACGGGCTGCATACGTTTGTCTTATTGCGGCCGGGTTCATATACGCTCAAGACCACGGCATCGTCATTCGGCGACAGCACTCTCGAGATCGAGGTGCAGGTTGGACGAACGACTGACGCCAACGTTTCGCTCGCCGTCGGCAATGTTTCTGCTGTGGTTCAGGTCACTGCTGAAGGCATACAGACCACCACCAGCAATTTTGACGCCGTTCAGGACAGCGACGCGATCCAAAATCTTCCGATCAATGGACGCCGTTTCCAGGATCTCGTCGCCGGAACACCGAGTGCGCTGGTTTCGGATACGACCCGTGGACAGATCTCGCTTGCCGGACAGCGCGGCATTAACTCAAATGTGAACGTGGATGGTGTTGATTTTAACCAACCGTTCTTCGGCGGAATCCGCGGCGGCGAACGGTCGAATTCCGCATTTACGCTTCCCCAGGAATCGATCCAAGAGTTTCAGGTCGTGGCCTCAGGTTACTCAGCAGAATATGGCCGCAGCTCAGGCGGTATCGTAAATGCGGTTACTAAGTCTGGCGGAAACGACTTTAGAGGATCGGCATTTCTTCTTTGGAGGCCTGAAGACTTAGCTCTGGGCAACGAATTTACTGATGCACTAAGGGAGCAGAAACTCAATGCACTCAATATCCCATTGATCATTGCTCCTACCCAAACGCAGTTCGGCGGTTCGGTCGGCGGTCCGATCGTAAAGGAAAAATTGTTCTTTTTTACGGCTTACGAACAGCAGGAACTTTCAGTACGCCGAGCAGTCGCTCAGACAACGCTTGTTAATTTTGTACCTACCGTAGCTCAGACGGAACCATTCAACACATATAAAGCAGAGCAAACCGGTTACGATCAAACAAATGACGCAAGAGCTTTTCTGGGAAAGGTCGATTGGGACATCAATGGTGCAAATCGTTTTAACGTCCGCTACAACTACAGCAAAAACGAAGCCTTGAACGGTGTTTCGACCGGTGATACATCCCTCGATCCCACAACAAACCGTTCACTGGGAACCAATGGTATCGAGAACGATAAGAACAATGTCATCGTCGCACAGCTTATAAGCAGCTTTTCTTCAAGACTGATAAATGAAGCTCGCTTCCAATGGGCAAAAGAAGAACGTCCGCGTCTTGCAAACGTCCAGCAGGTTAGTGTTGTATCAAACATCGGTGAACTGGGTACCCGCACGTTCCTGCCTACGGTCCAAGATGATAAGCGTTATCAGATAATGGACAGTATGACATTTACGACCGGAAGTCATACGCTCAAGTTCGGCGGTGAGTATAGCAAGATCAAGGTTACTCAGGCTTTTGGATTCAATCAGTTTGGCAATTACACATTCTCCGGCCTTAGCGGAACGGGAGACATATTGAATGCTCTTTCCGCTACTCCAGGAACGACAGCCGGCAAGCTTGGCCGCTTTGACGTTTCACAAGCAAGGTTCAATCAGCAGATCGGAAACCTACAGGCAGCATTTGATGTTCAGGAACTGTCATTTTTCGGTCAGGACTCTTGGAAAGCGACTCAGCGGCTGACGATCAATTTCGGCCTGCGATATGAGAAGCAGTTTAATCCGAGTGCTGAAGCAAACAATACTCCGGTGATCGACGCAATTAAAGCGGCTTCCTTTCCGTTGCTGGGAGGGCGCTCGGTTGACCCGACTCAAATTCCGGACAGCAAGCATCAATGGGGACCGAGGTTGGGCTTTGCCTACGATCTCACCGGTGACGGCAAAACGGTGATCCGTGCATATAGCGGAATTTACTACGCAAGGACGCCGGCCATTGTTCTGGCTGCGCCTTACAACAATTTCCGCAATCCTGCCGGTGATCTCTCAGTCCAACTTGGACCGGGTGCATTCAACTCATCCACCTTTAGTCAGGCGAACTTCGATGCCGCAAACCCGCAGTATGTCGCGATCGTTGGTTCCGGCCAGGCTCCGAATACTGTTTACCGTCAGATGGCAATTCTGGGAATCAACCTGAATACGCTGTCGTTGAGTAATCTTCCATCGCTTTCGCCCACACAATTGCAAACGATCGCGGATCGCATACAGGCTGCCCGTACAGGCCCTGCATCTGCACTTGGGTTCTTTCAGAACACGAATGTCATTGGTATTTCCCCGGATTTCCAAAATCCGGTCTCTTACCAGTTAGGAACCGGTTTTGAGCGCGAACTCTGGAGCGACTTTATTTTTGGAATGGACTTTGCGTGGGTCAAGACGGTACATCTGCAAAGGAATGTAGACATCAACCTTCCGGCACCATCGAGTTTCGATCTTGTCGGTCGCCCTATTTATAATCGTGCTAATCGTCCGGTATCAACTTTAGGAACGATCCAGCTTCGTGACTCGACGGCAAACTCCCTTTACCGTGCGGTTACCTGGCGAGCACGCATCAATAAAAAATGGGGTCAGATCAATGCATTCTATACCTGGTCGAAGAATGAGTCGGATGACGATAACGAGCGTGACTCTGGCGGCGTCCTTTATGACGATCCGTTCAGCAGAAGAGGCGAGTATTATGCCTCGAGATTAGATCGCACGCATGTTTTCACCGCGACCCCGTCATTCTATCTGCCAGGAGGCTTTACCGTTTCGAGTGGTATTCGCCTGCGTTCTGGAAGTCCGCTAAATGCGGTTATTGGAGCGTCATCGGACCTTAACGGAGATAATAACGGAAGCAACGAGCGACCGTACTTTGCTCCGGGAGTTGAGATGCCAAGAAACTACCTTCGCAACCGTTCGATCTATGAGGTCGATCTTCGTGCTCAGAAGTCTATCGGACTTGGTGAAACGACGAAGCTGATCTTCTCAGGCGAGATTTTCAATGTATTTGCTCTGTCAAATCTGCAGCTTGCACAGTCCACGTCATCGGGTTCACCTACGCTTTACTGTGCTGTGGCGAACAACCGCTGCGGTCTGGACGGAGCTACTAATGTGAATTTCCTTCAGACTCGTGACCAAAGGCCAGGAGCAAATTTTGGCAAAGTTAACCTATTGAACACTCCGGGCAGCCAGCCTTTCCAGGTGCAGATCGGAGCACGTTTAACTTTCTAG
- a CDS encoding S1/P1 nuclease, producing MSNIVLRTVFLSAILLSSVFPALAWDETGHKITAYIAWQQMTPEVRDKVIKILRNAPEDSQIGAFNIEYGSRPRESRERDFFVIIATWSDMIKDKKLRARFDKYAKDQSDWHYINQFWTWKDGKAQMVEGMAPVGQIIKKLGEFTQLLRSSANDSEKAIAIAWLEHLVGDIHQPLHVSARVTEYDPKGDRGGNAFFLTPKGTKRADQDNLHSFWDGAIDRYLPNKDMCEGAYYEPIAESIMKLHPYGKMKERLNPEKFNIWEQESLNIATTEAYKDVKFGEKPSDKYTKKAFEIAQERLALGGYRLGSLLNDIFGPQTASPNAASTPAKQQN from the coding sequence ATGTCTAATATAGTCCTGCGTACAGTTTTCTTAAGTGCGATCCTGCTTTCTTCCGTGTTTCCAGCCCTTGCTTGGGACGAGACAGGCCATAAAATAACTGCTTACATAGCGTGGCAGCAAATGACTCCCGAAGTGCGTGACAAGGTCATTAAAATCTTGCGCAACGCTCCGGAAGATTCGCAGATCGGAGCGTTCAACATTGAATACGGCTCGCGTCCGCGCGAATCACGTGAACGTGACTTTTTTGTGATCATCGCTACATGGTCTGACATGATCAAGGACAAAAAGCTTCGGGCCCGATTTGATAAGTACGCTAAGGATCAAAGCGATTGGCATTACATCAACCAATTCTGGACTTGGAAGGACGGAAAGGCGCAAATGGTCGAAGGAATGGCTCCAGTTGGCCAGATAATTAAAAAGCTGGGCGAGTTTACCCAGCTCCTTCGCAGTTCGGCAAATGACTCCGAAAAAGCGATCGCCATCGCATGGCTCGAACATCTTGTCGGCGACATCCATCAACCGCTTCACGTATCTGCACGAGTTACGGAATACGATCCGAAAGGCGATCGCGGCGGCAACGCTTTTTTCCTTACGCCAAAGGGCACGAAAAGGGCCGATCAGGATAATCTTCATAGCTTTTGGGATGGAGCAATTGATCGGTATTTGCCTAATAAAGATATGTGCGAGGGAGCCTATTACGAACCGATAGCAGAGAGCATTATGAAGCTTCATCCTTACGGCAAGATGAAGGAAAGACTGAATCCCGAGAAATTTAATATCTGGGAGCAAGAAAGCCTTAATATTGCGACCACCGAAGCTTACAAAGACGTCAAATTTGGTGAAAAGCCATCTGACAAATATACAAAGAAAGCGTTTGAGATCGCACAAGAACGTTTGGCTCTGGGCGGATATCGGCTTGGCAGTCTTCTTAATGACATTTTTGGACCACAGACAGCCTCGCCGAATGCAGCATCGACTCCGGCTAAACAACAAAATTAA
- a CDS encoding DoxX family protein: protein MNIFLWIVQILLGLLFLFAGVSKFLMPAEEMAKSMPAYLSIGFIYFIGVCEILGGIGLIVPWATGIMPKLTPLAAVGLVIIMIGATVITAMGPMAATAAIPAIFAILCAVVAYGRRQPSTVR from the coding sequence ATGAACATATTTCTTTGGATCGTCCAAATATTACTTGGCCTGTTGTTTCTGTTTGCCGGGGTATCAAAATTTCTGATGCCCGCCGAGGAAATGGCGAAAAGTATGCCTGCATACCTTTCTATCGGCTTTATTTACTTCATTGGCGTTTGCGAAATACTCGGCGGCATCGGGCTTATCGTTCCGTGGGCGACGGGCATCATGCCAAAGCTCACTCCTCTCGCCGCCGTAGGCCTCGTGATCATTATGATCGGAGCAACAGTGATAACGGCCATGGGACCGATGGCTGCGACAGCCGCCATTCCGGCTATTTTTGCCATTCTCTGCGCAGTTGTCGCTTACGGCCGCAGACAACCTTCGACTGTAAGGTAA
- a CDS encoding MATE family efflux transporter: MTEETELAELEAAASAEAQPAEPKKRHYDRSIVEGPLTSAVWKIAWPAVLTNLVSGIQGWVDQIMVGNLIGYQANAAIGVGFQIFLVVIVFVSSVFIGMSVLVARFAGANQREKVDRTVYQGFLTAIFMALGILAPIGYFAAPYLLRIVTSDPDVLAEALPFLRIMFTCSVGMLIYFMMSGCLRSAGDARTPMVLGIVMTVLNLLFNIILIGGVGPIPAFGTAGSAMGTCIASGLVGIYSLYKLYSGTWVVSFPKTGYAPDFKVIRQLFKFGLPAGIQGIAMNVGGVIMAAFMGGLAQGKATQAVYAVCYSQLFLLVTWSSNALMGASASVTGQNLGAGKPERSVSAVRTAAGFGLAGAVIVGLFFFFVPRQLLAIFGMTDPVVVEIGVELLRVLSVSGLFISMALAYTGGLQGTGDTKSPLYISIISQVLLPVGICFFIQQTGNLEPIHIWIAILVGHFTRFLLSFLRFNQQRWRAIKVDIETTAA; the protein is encoded by the coding sequence ATGACGGAAGAAACTGAACTAGCCGAATTGGAAGCGGCGGCCTCTGCCGAAGCTCAACCCGCCGAGCCAAAAAAGCGACATTACGACCGTTCTATCGTAGAAGGCCCGCTAACGAGTGCCGTTTGGAAGATCGCGTGGCCTGCTGTGCTGACGAACCTTGTGAGCGGCATTCAAGGTTGGGTCGATCAGATCATGGTCGGCAATCTGATCGGGTATCAAGCAAATGCTGCTATTGGTGTTGGTTTTCAGATATTCCTTGTCGTTATTGTATTTGTTTCCTCCGTTTTTATTGGAATGAGCGTCCTGGTTGCACGATTTGCCGGAGCCAACCAACGCGAAAAAGTTGACCGCACTGTCTATCAAGGCTTCCTGACGGCAATTTTTATGGCACTCGGCATTCTGGCTCCGATCGGGTATTTTGCTGCGCCATATTTACTTCGGATAGTAACAAGCGACCCCGATGTTTTGGCTGAAGCATTGCCCTTTCTGAGGATAATGTTCACTTGCAGCGTCGGTATGCTCATATATTTTATGATGAGCGGCTGTCTGAGATCGGCGGGAGACGCAAGAACTCCGATGGTGCTGGGCATCGTAATGACGGTGCTCAATCTTTTATTCAACATAATCCTCATCGGCGGCGTCGGGCCGATACCGGCTTTTGGAACGGCTGGTTCGGCGATGGGAACGTGCATTGCGTCGGGCCTGGTGGGCATATACTCGCTTTATAAGCTCTACAGCGGTACATGGGTCGTCTCATTCCCAAAAACAGGCTACGCACCTGATTTCAAGGTCATACGGCAGCTTTTTAAGTTTGGTTTGCCAGCGGGTATTCAAGGCATCGCGATGAATGTGGGCGGTGTCATAATGGCAGCATTTATGGGTGGTCTTGCCCAAGGCAAAGCAACACAGGCCGTTTACGCAGTGTGTTACAGCCAGCTTTTTCTGCTTGTGACTTGGTCGTCGAATGCCCTTATGGGAGCTTCTGCATCGGTTACGGGGCAAAATTTAGGGGCCGGAAAGCCTGAACGTTCGGTTTCCGCCGTTCGCACAGCAGCAGGCTTCGGTTTAGCAGGAGCGGTTATCGTCGGGCTGTTTTTCTTTTTTGTACCGCGACAATTGCTGGCAATTTTTGGAATGACCGATCCTGTGGTCGTTGAGATCGGTGTGGAATTGCTTCGTGTTTTGAGCGTTTCAGGCCTGTTTATCTCGATGGCGCTTGCTTATACGGGCGGTTTGCAGGGAACCGGCGACACGAAAAGCCCGCTTTACATCTCAATAATCTCGCAGGTACTCTTGCCGGTCGGGATCTGCTTTTTTATTCAACAAACAGGCAATCTCGAACCGATACATATCTGGATCGCTATTCTCGTAGGCCATTTTACGCGATTTTTGCTGAGCTTTTTACGATTTAATCAGCAGCGATGGCGTGCCATCAAGGTCGATATCGAGACCACTGCAGCCTAA
- a CDS encoding glycosyltransferase family 4 protein has product MRILYVSSAKTFGGGERHLVDLSREMASRGHEIFVALRPTNQWQSRLDFLPPENFLHVSIRNSFGMFSAKRIARFIEKNKIEILHAHVARDYLAASIACRVVGNAKLVLTRHVMFPLKPFHRFALRNVDAAIGVSSAVKVQLERVFPAEKVMLIPNGINAVKKNAEEKKIQAEEFRRFHSIPAESPLVVTIGELLVLKGQRDFILAANEIVKRHPECRFVIAGKDNSIDQKFRRELKRLVKVLGHEDRFIWLDWLDDISPLLNAADIFVSPSHSESFGLAILDAMAAGIPVVATATDGAKELLRETDALTPVKDPLALANKISEFLDDADIRSSLGAHLYKLAIENYGLAAMADATEAVYKKVCPAKAVTADMNALP; this is encoded by the coding sequence GTGCGGATACTATACGTTTCATCAGCAAAGACCTTTGGCGGCGGCGAGCGGCATCTTGTCGATCTCAGCCGTGAGATGGCCTCGCGCGGCCACGAAATATTTGTTGCCCTGCGTCCGACCAATCAATGGCAAAGCCGACTAGACTTTCTCCCGCCGGAAAACTTTTTGCATGTGTCGATCCGAAACTCGTTCGGTATGTTCAGCGCTAAGCGGATCGCACGATTTATTGAGAAGAACAAGATCGAGATTCTTCATGCCCATGTCGCCCGCGATTATCTGGCGGCCAGTATTGCCTGCCGAGTTGTGGGCAACGCAAAGCTTGTGTTGACGCGGCATGTGATGTTTCCGTTAAAGCCGTTTCACAGATTTGCGCTGAGGAATGTCGATGCGGCGATAGGTGTTTCTTCGGCAGTGAAGGTTCAGCTCGAAAGGGTCTTTCCCGCTGAGAAAGTGATGCTGATCCCAAACGGCATAAATGCCGTAAAAAAAAACGCTGAAGAAAAAAAAATTCAGGCAGAAGAGTTTCGCAGGTTTCATTCGATCCCTGCTGAGTCGCCGCTGGTCGTGACGATTGGCGAGCTATTGGTGTTAAAAGGACAGCGCGATTTTATTTTGGCGGCTAACGAAATAGTAAAACGGCATCCCGAATGCCGGTTCGTTATTGCGGGTAAGGACAATTCCATCGATCAAAAATTCCGGCGTGAACTCAAACGCCTCGTTAAGGTCTTGGGCCACGAAGACAGATTTATATGGCTCGATTGGCTGGATGACATTTCGCCGCTGTTAAATGCTGCTGATATTTTTGTTTCGCCCTCTCATTCGGAAAGCTTTGGCCTCGCCATTCTTGACGCGATGGCCGCCGGAATACCGGTCGTTGCAACAGCAACCGACGGTGCAAAAGAACTCCTAAGAGAAACTGATGCACTGACGCCGGTCAAAGATCCGCTTGCTCTGGCTAACAAGATAAGCGAGTTTTTGGATGATGCAGATATTCGTAGTTCTTTAGGGGCTCACTTATATAAGCTGGCGATCGAAAATTACGGCCTCGCCGCGATGGCCGATGCGACGGAGGCGGTCTATAAAAAGGTCTGCCCCGCAAAGGCTGTAACAGCCGACATGAACGCCTTGCCGTAA